The Nitrospirota bacterium genome contains the following window.
CGGGTCTTTGTATGGCTCAAGCCCGTTTATATAGCGTATTGCCATGATAATCTCTTCAGCAAAGAGGGTTGCCATTCCTGAATCCAGCGCCTCACCGAGATAAGGCTTATATAGGGATTCTTCAGGTTCGTCATGTAACAATTCCTTTGCAAACCCCAATGCAACCTTCATGTCCCCAAGGTTTTTCACAGCAAAACCGGTCATTGCATATATCATTGGAAGATAAAAAGCAGTATCAGGGAACTCAAAGTTAAAGTCTTTACCCCTCTCAGCTATGGCCTTTTCGAGCATATCTTCTGCCTGGTTAACTAATTTATGAGAGCCTTTTATGGCACCTGTAGCAATAATCTTTGACACCTAAACCCTCCTTAACAAGTCATGCCTTAATTTATGAGCTTTTTACTATATAAAGTCAAGAAAATTAAGTATAGGGGTACCTTATATGCTACGCTGCCCTGCTTTTAAGGAAAGAGGGCAGGGCGTTAGCCTCCCTCGGGCCAACCGTAACCTTCCACCCTTCAAGCTTATCTTCTATGGAACCGCTCAATATAGCCACATAGCCTGGGATTATGAGTTCTCTGTGTTTTACTTCGTTTTCGACTCCGCTGTCTTTAATAAACTGTGCAATCTTTGAAGCTGAGAACTTACCTGCTGCCCATGCAGTAAGCACTGAAAGACCCTCACAATCCATAACAGCAAGCCTGCTCGGCACCTTACTGTTTTCAACCTCACCTGAGACGATGAAGTATGTAAGAGAAAAGTTTGTTGTAATGAGAAGGGGAGACTCGGGTGAAGGCTCACCAATCTTATATATTTTCTGTTCCACCTGCATCGGGACCTGAGGGTCTGTATAGAGGTTCTGTCTCAGGGTAAATAATGCGAGGTTTTTCCATTTCTCAATACTGCTCAGGACAACAATGGAGGCGTATTTGGCAATTGCCAGAGATGCAATGCTTGCCTCTAAAATCGGGTCTTCTCTCTGGAGAAAGTTTATTATTGGATAACCGAGCGGTTTAAAGCCCTTTTTTATTGCTGAACGCCTTATCTGTGTATTTTGCTCGATGATTTCCCTGGCGCTCTTTGCGCCTGAATCAATGACAATGTCATCAACCCCCAGACCTTTAATCTTCTCTGTCAGAGTACTCAGAGAATCAAGGCCATTAGCACAAACTCCGAGGGGAATCTTATTAGCCTTTGCGATGTTTGCCATGGCATCTGCGTTGTCAGTTGTGGCACAATAAAGCAGGGGTTTTTTATCTGCAACGGCTTTCACAGCAGCTTCGGCTGCTGAGGGGTCTTTGCAGTTAAGGATGATTGGAGTATCAGGTGCTTTACTGCTAACGAGTTTTGTTACTGCCTCATATCTCGCCTTATCATTTGATGCATTCTCAATAGAAATTGCATCTATCCTCAGTTTCTGACCGACCCTCTCCATCTCTGAATTTAAAACCTTATCTACCATTTTATTCAGTTCGGCATCGCTCAGGCTGTCTTTAATATTTACTGCCAGGACACACGGGTTAATAAACTTTTTATCATGTCTGAAAAGCACAGTCTCCTCTCCCATCTTGACTGCCTTTTCGCCTGTCCCGAGGACAATGGCCCTTATCGGAGGTGCTGAAGCCGCACCGAGTATCTTCTTGGCTTCTTCTGAGATATCAGGGCATGAGTCAAGATTTACTTGCCTCTGGGCAAGTTTCATTGCAAAGGCAAGGCATGTAGGGAAACCGCACTTTTTGCAATTTGTCTTTGGGAGCAGCTTAAATATCTCAACGCCTGACAAAGCCATCTTTTACCTCCATAAATGACAATGTCAAATTACAAAGCTCAAATGCCAAATGAAATCCAAAGTCCCAATGCCAGAAAATTTAGACATTCAGTCATTTGATATTGATTTGTAATTTGGATTTTGACATTTGGAATTTTTCATTAAACGAGTTCCTCAATCACTTTCTCCACTGCCTTAACTGCCTTCGGATGACGCATGATCAACAGATTTGTGCCAGCAATGAGCATTGCTACTGCAGTCACAGCCTCCCATGCAATTCCCCTTTCTTCAAGGGAGCCCCATTGAGGCAGGTCTGTTTCAGATGCAGCGGTTTCTTTTATCTTCCATACATACATCCCAACATCTCCGACAAGAGGAGGTTGCATTGTCGCATCATTCTGTGTGAGTGCTGCAAGTTTTATCCTTTCCATGACCGAGTAGGTATATTCCAGACCATAGCCGAGCGCTGAACACATAGGGTCTGTAATGAGCCTTTCTTTATCAAAACCCATCTGGGTTATCAGGATGTTTAACTGTTTTGCGAGGTTTATGTCTAATTCAGACATGGCTATCAGTTTATGATTATGGGCAAGAGCTGCTGCCACAATAGTCTTATAATTACCCTCCTGGGCCTTGCCAATTATGCAATTATGGCCGCTTGCAGCTTCAGCAGCAGCTACAAGAACAGATGAGTCTTTTTCTACATTGTTGGAGCCGAGGATTATAAGTGGTATATCAATGGCTGATAAGACATCTCTGACTGTTTTTGCCGCATCCTGAGGAGAGCGATTCTCTCTGTCAGGATGAGTTCCCACAAGCCTCAGGGCCAATGCCCGGGCTTTTAAATTCTCCTGGCAGAACTTTGCCCACCTGGCGGGATTGTCCCATTCACCTTCATAATTTTTCTTCAAGTTCTCAGGCCAATCATCTGGTATGATGTCCTGTATTTCATAAGCAATAACCGGCTTGTTTGCGATGTTTCCCTCAAAACCCAGAAAAGGCATTGTGTTCTCTCCACCAATGGTGACTGCATTAGAGTCTTTGCCAAAGTTGACACTTAATACTTTTCCGCTGTAAGTCTCTTTAGGGGCAACAAAAGCCATCTTATCCTCCTTTATCCTCGCTACTGTTCACGGATTAACACAGATCTTCACAGAATTTTTGGAATCCCTATCTTTTTTCAATTCATTGTCATATATTTTTCTTTTAATTTCAGGCTTCTCACCATAATTTAAGAGAAGTCCTACCTCTCTATCGGTAGCAGTAAGATAATTTAACAATTGGTTTTCGTCTGATTTAGAAAGCTGTTTTATTGCTTTTATTTCTACTATTACTTTATCTTCAACAATAAAATCTGCTATATAATCACCAATAACTTCTCCCTCATAATAAACCTCAATGGGACAATGATTAATAAATCTTATATTTTGCTTATTAAATTCCTTAATCATCGCATTCTTGTAAACCTTCTCTAAAAAACCATATCCAAGGGCATTATAAACTTTATAAAACACATTAATTACTTTGTCAGTTATTTCTTCATGCTTCATATTCTGTGTTCATCTGTGTAAATCTGTGAGAAGTTTTTTTACATCTCAAGATATGAATGAGCATAAAGTGTCTTTCCGAGAAATACATCTGTTGTCTTGAGTGCAGCCATTAATTCCTTATCGAGCGGATTCATTATTGCTGCTGTAAGTCCCTCATATATGAGTAATGTTAAATAAGTCCTGTCAATCAAGCTCCTTAAATCTTTTGGAGCTCCGTTGGATATGTTGCTGAGTCCGACCACGGTCTTCATCGGAGGGTCGTTTAATTCCTGAAACATCCGCACAGCCTTCAGTGCATGTCTTGCATGGTCCTGCATTGTGCAAATCTGGAGTATTAAGGGGTCAAGATATATATCTTCAAGTGGAACGCCATATTCAGATGCCCTCGCCATAATCTCTGCTGCGATTGCGCACCTCTCCTCTGCATCTGCCGGCAGGCCTCCTTTGCCGAGGGTAAGCCCTATTACCTGCGCATTATACTTTGCAGCAAGCTCAAGCATTATGAACCGTTCTGGCTCGTTGGATGTAGAATTAATCAATGGCCTGCCCCACTGATTGTTGTGGGCTTTGAGCCCTGCTTCAAGGGCAACGGGGTTTGTTGTATCAATACATAATGGCAGGGGTACTACCTCCTGAATGCTCTCAACCATCCATGTCATCAGCTCATCACCCTTTTCTTCTGCAGGCCCTGTATTGACATCAATCATGTGTGCACCTGCCTTCCACTGGGCAGTTGCAATCTCCTGTATCGGACCTTTGTCCCTCTTCATCATAGCCTCTCTAACCCTTTTTGCTATGATACTTATTTTCTCACCGATGACCAACATCCCCTGCTGCTCCTTTCAAAGGTTATTGTTTTAGTTTTAAAAAGGATCCCTAATTTAGGGAATAGGTTTTATACCATAGCACAAATAATTTCTTTCGGTAAAGGATTTTTTCGCATGTTTATTTCAAAATAAGATTTTTAAATAAGGGGTTAGGGATGTCTTTGTAGGCAGCCAGGGGTTAAGGGATTTCGAGGGAGTCCAATATTTCGAAGACAGAGGCCAGCGCCTTAGATTCACGTGGAAGCTCAAAGATAGGTTTTCCAGCAAGGTCGAATTGGAATATTATTTCGTCATTGGGCACAGAGCCAGCGACCTCAAGGCTCAATCCCCGGGCAAGTTTTTTGAGTTCAGCAAACTCTTCGCCTGAAGTTCTGTTAATAATGAGAGCACTTTGTCCGATGTCAAGGCCAAGCTCATCAATAAGGACATTTATCCTTTTTGCTGTATGAATGCCCCTGACAGTTGGGTCACTGATGATGAGGAGAAGGTCGACTTTATGGGTTGTCCTCCTGCTCAGGTGTTCCATGCCGGCCTCGTTATCAATAACCACATACGGATATGTTTCAGAAAGTTTGTCAGTATATTTTCTTATTATGTTGTTTGCTGCGCAGTAGCACCCAGGCCCCTCCGGCCTGCCCATGACAAGGAGGTCAAATCCCCTGGCTTCAATCAGAGACTGTTGAACCTGATAGTCAAAAAGCTGCTCCATGCTCATACCGCCCGGCCTTTCAGAGCCGCCACGTATTGTGGCAAGAGACTCTTCTCTGAGATGCCCTATGGTTGCATGGACAGAAACCCCGAGGGCTTCATTAAGGCAGGAGTTGCTGTCAGCATCAACTGCAAGAACAGGTTTTCTCTTTTTTTCCACAAGATACCTGACAGTAAGACCTGCAATGCTGGTCTTGCCTGTCCCGCCTTTACCTGCGAGTGCAATTACATATGCCATAATTTTAAATAATACAACAAATCAATTTATTTTTGCTTTAGAGCGTAGAAATGAGAAGTTGGAAGTAATGTCCTTATTAAAAAATTGCTATAATATAAAAATAGAGGTTCGCTGTGCATAAAATTGTAGAATCCATAGAGATAAAGGCACCTGTGGAGAGGGTCTTTGCTTTTCTTAAAGATATAGAAGCACGGCTTAGACTCAATCCCTTCTGGCAGGTTTTGAGAGTTGAAAGGATTACTGTAGGGGAGATAGGCGCAGGAAGTAAATTTCACATTATTATTAAAAGCGCCGACAGAAAGGTTGACTATACGAGCGGCCCTTTATCCTGAAGAGGCCGTAGAGGAGGAACTACATTCGTGGAGAAAAGCGATAAGATTTCTTTTGAGTCTTGCAAAAACCAGCTTCCACGCCTTTGACCATACTCAGAGGTTGGAGGAGATAAAAGAGACACTAAGGAACAAGCTCAGAGTCTGGCTGGGAAGGATAAAAGAGAGGCTTGAAAGCTCGGTACGAGTCTCTGATCAGGCATAACAAAACAAGGAGGGTCTTATGCCAGCATATGAATATAAGTGCCTCAAGTGTGATGAAACTTTTACCCTTTATCTATCTTTCAAAGAAAAGGAACAGGAAACACCCAAATGTCCTAAGTGTGGCAGTACTGATGTTCAGAGGATATACAGCCCTTTCCATGCAGTGACATCAAAAAAGTCATGATTAGAGATGTTAATAACCGATTGATTATTTTAAATGGGAAATTAAATAGACTGTTGATATATTCTGGCCTAAAATAATTAGGTGCATCAGGGGTGGATTGGATGGACTTTATCTTAAAATTAAGGGGGGGTGAGATATTAATATGAATTGAGCGTGGGGGTTAGCAGTCTCTTAATAAGAATCTTAAAAAGGAGGAGTAAAGATGAACCGAAAGATTTTAGTATTACTTTTTATCTTATTCTCTGCTTTAGGCTTAATAATCTATGGTACACATGCAGAAGGTAAGAAAGCAGGCGGCAATACACTAAAAGGCATTGTTACAGATGTCTCGGGACAGGCAATATCAAAGGCGACTATCTATCTTATACCATCTATAGATGTTGAAGCAATGGCGAAAACTCCTATCGAGATAAAGAGGGATTCTAAAAATGATGAACCTCTTGAAGACAACCTCGCAGCAAACAGGGATAAATACAGAAAGGCAACTACAGGCAAAAAAGGGGACTTTAAGGTAGTTAATATTGTAGACGGAAAATACTTCATCTATGTCGAGCCTTCAGACAAAGAACATCTGCCAGGCGGTGATAAGTCAAACAAAGCAATGTCAACAGCAGAATTCAAAGGCAAAACCATAAAGATACTTGTATCAGGAAATGTCCCTGCTGATGCAACATATGTTGGGACATCAAGATGTCTGATGTGTCATAAGGCATATGAGAGCGAAAAGAAGACCCTTCACAAACTCGGCATTCGTGTAGCAGGAAAGGACAGTAAACTTCAGGATGTGTCGAGATTCCCGGAATTCGATAATGGTCTGAAGAAGCTCATTGCAGGCACTAAATTCTATTTCTATAATTTTGACAAAACCAGAGGCTTTGACAAATACATGATATCTGAAAAAATGCCTTCTGACCCTGCATCCGTAAGCTTCACAGCAACATTCTTCAAAGACACCGATGGAAAGCTGAAATTCAAGACAGAGAACATGAAAGACCAATCAGATCCTTCAAGAACGTACACCGTGGAAATGACTTACGGCGGAGGCCTTTACAAGCAGAGATACCTTTACAGGGTGGGCAAGAACCTCTTCCCGTTTGTCCAGTACAATACACATGGTGACGAAAGTTACGGAGACAGGGCAAGAAAGCCGTGGAGAGACTATCATGGAGACTGGCTCTTCAATGAGGAGACAAAGAAAGTGACAGACCCTCCTAAAAAGAAGTCCTTTGAAAAAGAGTGCGCCTCATGCCACTATACCGGTTACACATTAACACACACATCATCTGACGAATACATAGCAGGAGCAGTAAACGACCCGAATGGCGAGACAGATATTGATGGTGATGGCATGCCAAATGAACTGAACATAGGCTGCGAAAACTGTCACGGACCAGGCTCTGCGCATGTTAAAGCTCCAAAGGCAAAGAAGGCATCAACGATAGTAAGCCCGGGCAAGCTTTCAACAGAGAGGTCATCCGTAATCTGCGGGCAGTGCCACAGCAGGCCTCAGGGTAATCTCAACAATGACCAGCCTGTAAACAAGGACAACAAGATGATGATTCCGGGCACCAGCAGAAACGATTATTTAACAAATTATACAACAAGGGAAGATGCTGATCCCAAGAAGGATTACTGGGCAGATGGGATACATTCCAAGGCACACCACCAGCAGTATACCGACTTTATCAAATCAAAGAAATACAGGAATGGAAGTCAATTGTTATCCTGTGCCGACTGCCACGATCCGCACGGCATGACCGGGATTAAACACCAGATGAGGGCAGAGGTAAAGGACGATAAAAACTCCCTCTGTACAACCTGCCATAAAGAAAATGCAGATATTAAGAAGCATATGCAGGCAAAGACAGGCGTTGCTGAAATGGGTAAAATCAACTGCGTTGACTGCCATGCGACAAAGACAATGCAGACAGGCGCAGGATTAGGCAAGGGTCTTGCGAGGAAGGACGGGAAGAACTACTGGATGAATGACATTACTTCTCATCTCTTTGATGTTCCACGAAAAGATAATGTGGGAGTAAAAGGTGTTGACCCTGGCAAGGCAATGCCGATACCATACACAAACGCATGCGGCAAATGCCATAATGTAGAAGGGCTGTAACCAAAAGAGGGGTGGGATATCCTGCCCCTCTTTCCATTTTATGGTAAGCATATCATCTGAAAACTATCTGTAGTACCCATCCCGCAACTGCACCTCCAGCCACAAGCCATGCGGCATTTATCTTGAAACGTATTCCTGCTATTGTGGTGGCTAAAGCAATCAAGATCGCCCTCCAGTCTGTAAGTGCTGCACTGGCAAGCTGAATGACAACAGCAGCCATCAGACCAATGGCGCTGATATTTACAGCATCAAGAAAGGCTGACATTATTTTTGAGGCCCTGAGTCGGGGTATGACGGGATTTAATATCAAGACAAATATAAACGAAGGGAGAAAGATGGCAGCAGTGGATATCATAGCGCCCGGCACACCTGAGACAACATAGCCGACAAAGGTTGCAGTGCTTAAGACAGGGCCGGGTGTAAACTGCCCGACAGCAATGGCGTCAAGAAGTTGCTGCTGTGTGAGCCATCCATAGTCTTTTACCAGTCCGCCCTCAAGGAATGCGATAAGGACATAACCGCTCCCATAGAGGACCGACCCTACCTTAAGAAAGAATAACCCCAGCTTCCATAAAGATACGCCTGCAATTCCTGCGGCTGAGACTGCTACTGCCGCCTTTGCATCACTGCTTTTTAATAGGCCTAAGGACTGGCTCAGAAGCGGGATCATCCATCCTGAGACTTTCTTGCTTCCATGTCCTTTCATCCGGTAAAGAATAATCCCGATGACACCACCTGAGAGTAATGCCAGTATTTCATTCATTCCCAACAGAGATGCTGCAGCAACGGCTATCCCTATAAGCATTAACAGCGTATTCTTTGCTGCTGTCCTGCCCAATCGAATAACGGCTACAAGGATAACCGAGATGACTGCTGGTTTTATGCCAAAAAGAAAGGGTGTAACCTGTGGGATTGACCCGAAACTCATATATACCCAGGCAAGCAAACCTGTGATAATCACAGCAGGCAGGATAAATGACAGACCTGAAACAATGAGACCTAAAAACCCTCCTCTTATATATCCGATGTGGATTGCCATTTCTGTAGAGTTAGGGCCGGGGATGAGATTTGTTGCTCCCACGAGGTCAAGGAAATGCTCCCTCGTTATCCATTTCCTGCGGCGGACCACCTCTTCCTCCATCATGGCGATATGCGCTGCAGGGCCGCCGAATGCTATCGTTCCAAGTTTCAGGAATAATCTGATCAGTTCTATGACACTGTTTTTATTTCTCTGATAGTCGTTCCCCATTGCAGATATTCTCCTCTAATGAATACGCCATTAGCAAGCTGGCATCTGAAAATTCTGTATTGCGCTACAGTCGTCATTCCTACCCCGTATCAAGGTACGGGATAAACTCCAGCAGGAATCCACCATTTTACTTCTGGTTTCCCACATCTTCTCTATGCCTCATAATCCAAAATTCCTTATCCAGATATTTTTTACAATTAGGTTGGCGGGCTTGACTTTAATCTATAGATAAAAAAATTATCGCTGTCCAACGCCATATTTCTTTCTTACCTCTTTAATCTTTCCGCATGTGTATTCGCCTTCAGGGCAGGGGGCATAAAGACATCCAGGGCCTGCTTTATGAAAAATTGTTGGGGCAATTTTTTTAACAAGTTTAAGCATCTCCTCTGCCATTTGCCTAATTTCCCATTGAGCACGATAACAACAGCGTTGTCTAAAAAAGTGCAGAAGTTCCCTTGCATTCATTGTAACGATTATCTTTGTCTCAGCAGCATTAGGTAGCACAAACCTGGCATCCTGATTAGCAGCCTCACCCTTAATGCCCTTTTCATTCAGCTTTCTGACAAGGAAATCATAGGCCTGTTGTGCTTCAACCATAAAATTCTCGAATGTCTTTTTGGCTTCTGCATCCTGGGCTATAGACGGCGGGATTATATAATCGAATGTTGACTCTTGACTCTCGACTCCAGACCCTCGACTGCTTTCTGACACATACCTCTGTGACTGTTGAGAATATGACGCAAGCCTGTGCCTTACAAGCTGATGAGAGCATGCCCTTGAAATCCCTTCAATAGCGAATGTGAAAGATGCATGCTCTATAGGAGTCATATGCCCCATCTTTACAAGTTTTTCAACAAATGCCTTCTGGTCTTTTGCCTCGATCTTCTCTTTCAGCGATTCTACATCTGATGGGCTATAGCACAGCTTTGCAGCCATGGCTATAGTCTCCTCAGGGTTCGGTGTATGTCGTAAGAGGATTACTTTTAATTTAGTTTCTGGCATAGAGGTCCTGTTCTCACTATTTAAAACTGTGTTCATCTGATGGAAATATACCTTTTTCTACCTCTTCTTTATAAGTCCTGATTGCATTTAGTGCCTCTTCCTTGAGGTTTGCATAGCGCTTGACAAATTTTGGTACAAACCTCTCAAACAATCCGATAACATCATGGATGACAAGCACTTGCCCATCGCAATAAGGGCCAGCACCAATTCCAATAGTTGGTATCCTCAATTCAGAAGTAATTTTTTTTGCAAGGTCTGCTGGTATGGCCTCAAGAATCAATGAAAACGCCCCTGCATCTTCAACTGCATGGGCCTCCTCGATAAGCCTTCTGGCAGCCTCTTCAGTCTTTCCCTGAATCTTGTATCCACCTATCCTGTAAATGGACTGTGGAGTAAGGCCAATATGGGCCATTACCGGGATGTCGGCTTTTGTCATTGCATTTATATGTTTTAAGACCTCTGCCCCGCCTTCCATTTTTACAGCCTGTGCACCGGCCTCTTTTAAAAACCTTCCTGCGTTTCTAACTGCATCTTCAACGCTCACCTGATAGGACATGAATGGCATGTCTCCGATAACCATTGCATTTTTGACAGCCCGTGAAACCATCTTTGTGTGGTAGATCATTTCGTCCATCGTCACAGGGAGTGTGTTTTCAAGCCCCTGCACAACCATCCCGAGGGAATCTCCTACGAGTATCGCATCAATCCCTGCCTCATCCACTATCTGTGCGAATGGATAGTCGTAGGCAGTAAGCATCGTGATCTTCTGCTTCTCAACCTTTTTCCTGAAAAATTCGTTTAGTGTGATCTTAGACATAATATTGTTTTAACTGTTCACCGTTCACTGTTCACTGTATTTACAGCAGTCCTGCCCTTTTCATTATCTCAGGCACCATGGCTTCTGCTCCAATTGCCATGATATGGACACCATCACAGATTTTTTCTTCTCTTAATTGTCTTATATGCTTTGCAGCTATATTTATCCCTGCATCGAGGGCCTTTTCCTTACCCGCTGATTTTAGCTCGTCGATCAATACCTGGGGGACCCTTATACCAGGGACAAAGTTATTCATATAGTTGGCCATGCCTGCACTCTTAAGAAGCACTATGCCGGCAAGTATTTTTACAGGGAACTTCCTCGCGTATTTCATGAAATCTTTAAATTTTTCTATGTCATAAATAGCCTGGGTCTGGAAAAACCTTGCCCCGGCCCTGACCTTCTTCTCAAACTTCATTAACTGTGGCTCAAGGGGGTTGGCTTCAGGGGTGACAACTGCACCCTGGAAAAAATCAGTTGAACCTTTAAGCTCATTGCCGGACATATCCCTGCCGATATTGAGGGAATTCACAATGCCGAGCAGTTGCACAGATTCCACATCATAGACTGCTTTTGCCTGTTTGTGGTCGCCTGCATTTGGATGGTCTCCTGTCATGCAGAGGACATTTTTTATGCCGAGGACACTTGCACCGAGGAGGTCTGATTGAAGACCAATGCGATTACGATCCCTGCATGTCATCTGCAATATTGGCTCATGGCCCATTTCAAGCATGAGTTTACATACTGCGAGAGAGCAGATTCTCATCACAGCAGACTGGTTATCTGTTACATTGACAGCATCTATTTTGCCTTTAAGCATTTCAGCATGATGGAGCATCTCTTTTATATTTGTGCCCTTGGGCGGGCCGATTTCTGCGGTAACAACGAATTTGCCGGAATCGAGGATATCTCTGAAACTCACTTTTTAACTTCCTCCTTTTTGCGTACATTCAGATTCATTGGCCTTGCATGGGCAGCCCAGTCTTTGGCCTCAATGATTGTTTCACAGAACTCCTGAAGTTTATCAAGCCTCTTCATCCTTTCATAAATCCTTACCCATGCGCACTTTATGTCAGGGCTCACTTCGCAGTAGCCATCTTTGCATCCGCCGCATGGCCCATTGAGAAGCCCTTTCGGACATGCAGTAATCGGGCAGATCCCGCCGGTTTTATCGAGAATACATTTACCGCATAGCGAACATCTTTCATCAAACATCTGTAGCCTTGTCATATTGCCGAGAAAGAGGGTGTCATTTGTTGGATATACGGGCTTGTCCTCAAAGAGCTCAACTGCTGTCTGCGTTCCTGCTCCACATGACAACACCAGG
Protein-coding sequences here:
- a CDS encoding methylenetetrahydrofolate reductase C-terminal domain-containing protein — protein: MIITKKRDFQELMKNIENYNRFFLLGCSECAALCSTGGEKELDEMKVALEAEGKEVTGTFVAKTGCQVLGTKVELKPFKDALTETDCILVLSCGAGTQTAVELFEDKPVYPTNDTLFLGNMTRLQMFDERCSLCGKCILDKTGGICPITACPKGLLNGPCGGCKDGYCEVSPDIKCAWVRIYERMKRLDKLQEFCETIIEAKDWAAHARPMNLNVRKKEEVKK